CTTGTGTCAGCCACTGGGCTTGTGCCATCATGGTCCCTAGTGGCCTGCTCTGTGAAGGACCCTTGCAGGCTTTGTCACTGACAACAAACTGACAACAAGCAGCAGACTCCCCAGTTTTCACATTAGAGGATCCTGTAGAGTTCATCAGCATGGATTCCAAAGGAAATCCCCTTAGCCATAACATCCTCAATGGGAGAAAAGGAGATCAGTGGATTCCCAGCACTCTTCGTCACCAAAGACTCCAAAAGCCATTGCCACCACTGCATACTACTGCTGCCATGGTCACTGAGGACCCCTACAGTCTTCACCACTCTGATCTCAGCTGACAGACCTGCACAGAGACTATATTCCCGGGGTCTTCACTGGAGTCAACACCACAATACCACACCCAGCCAGCACCCTTGCATTCACATGAAGGTGAAGCTATTTCTCTAACCAAAATTCACcccaaaatgttgaaagaaatgactgattcaccacacatacacacatggaCACAAGgataaaagaaacatgaaaaacaaggaaacatgATACCATCAAAGGGACATTATAATTTTCCAGTAGccaacctcaaagaaatggagatctacgAACCACCAAAggattcaaaataaatgttttaaggaagctcagtgagggggcttctctggtgctgcagtggttgagaatccacctgccaatgcatgggacacgggttcaagccctggcccaagAAGATCCTACActccacggagcaacaaagcccgtgcaccacaactactgtgcctgtgctctagagcccatgagccacaactactgaagcctacacgcctagagctcgtgctctgcaacaaaagccactgcaatgagaagcccgcgcactgcaacgaagagtagcccccacttgctgcaactacagaaagcccatgtgcagaaacgaagacccaatgcagccaaaaataaataacttttaaaaaaaggaagctcAGTGAGCTACAAGAGAACACAGATAGATAACTCAACATGATAAGGAAAATGATacaggaacaaaacaagaagtTCAGAGAGACAGgaatcataaaaaagaatcaaacagaaattctgaagttgaagaatacaacaaatgaaaagaaaaatgcaacagAGTATCAACAACACACTTGGTCAAGCAGTGGAAAGAATATGTGAACTCAAACACAGGTCATTTATCATCCAGCCAGAGGGGGGAAGAAAGTGAAGTCAGCATAGGTAAACTATGGAATACCATCAAGCAAAACAATATTTGCATTACTGGAGTCCCAGGAGAAggagagatagaaagaaaaagtgtcagaaagtttgaagaaataatgtctgaCTTCCCAAGTCTGGGAAGAGATGTGGACACCCAATTCATGATGCTCATAGGTCCATGTACAGATTCATTCCAAAGAGGATAttaccaagacacattataaacaAAACTGTCagtaaacaagcaaaaaaacccaaacagaattttgaaagcatgaagagaaaagaaactccTTCACTCAGGGAACCCTCATAAGGCTATCAgtagatttttcagcagaaatcttGCAGCCTAGGAGAGAGTGGGATGATATACAGTTGGTTCTTTGAATCTGTGAATTCTAAACCTGCAGATATAGAGGGTTCACTCTGTTCactgtactatgccattttatataagggacttgagcatccacagattttggtatccacatgGGCTCCTGGAACAAATATCCTGTAGATACTGTATTcaaaacactgaaggaaaaaactGCCAAACAAGGATACTTTACCTAACAAAGCTGTCCTGCACAATTAAAGAAAGACtttagacaaacaaaagctgagggagttcactGACACTCAGCCTGACTTCTAAGAAATGCCAAAGGGAAAAGAGACTACTTAGTCCTGGGCCttgcacatttttctttctctccatctgaACTCAAGGCCTCTGTTGCAACCATGCTCCACCAGATCACTGGTCAGGCCAAGAAGCATCCTAGCTTGATCCCCCTCTTTGTATTTATTAGAGTGGGAGGTACTGGAGCAGCATTGTATGTCTTGCACCTGGAATTGTTCAATCCAGATGTTAGCTGGGACAGAAAGAATAacccagggagttccctggcagtccagtggttaggacttggcatttTCACTTCTgtggctggggttcaatccctggtctaggaactaagatcccacaagccacccaGCATGgccaatgaggaaaaaaagaaagaataacccAGAACCCTGGAACAAACTGGGTCCCAATGATCAATACAAGTTCTACTCAGTGAATGTCGATTACAGCAAACTGAAGAAAGAAGTTCCAGATTTCTAAATGAAATGTTTCACTATAATGCTTCTTAGAATGAAGGTCTTCCAGAAGCCATCTGCACAATTTTCCACTTAACCAGGAAATATTTCCCCTCTAAATGCATGAAATCACTTTGTTGTTTTGTGTTGGGGTTTACAGTGATTAATAAATAtctgaaacttgaaaaaaaaaaaaaagccaaagggagttcttcaggcagaaatgaaaggataataaatagaaacatgaaaacataggaaaatataaaactcactggtaaaaCTGAGTATGTAGTAAAATTCAGATTACTATAATACTGTGTTGGTGGTGTTTAAATCACTcaagtataaaagttaaaaacaaaaggattaaaagaaaaggatTAGAATAATTATAGccacaataatttgttaatggatacacaatataagAACATGTGaactgtgacatcaaaaacagaaaatgtggtGGTGGCAGGGAGAGTAAATTCTGAATGGTGtcaggaaaactggatatccacaggtaaaaaaaaaatgaaactggacccctgtcTTATACCACTTATAAAAACTAACttgaaatagattaaagacttaaatgtaagacctaaaaacGTAAAATCCCTTAAAGACAAACTAAGGAAAAAGTTCTGTGAAATTAGTCCTAGTGATGATTTTTCTGGATATCACCAAAGCACaggcaatgaaagcaaaaataaacaactaggACTACACCAAATGAAGATACTTCTGCATAACAACGTAacaatcaacaacaaaaaaaggcaatctacagaatgggaggaaatatttgcaagccatgtatctgataagatgttaccatccaaaatatacaaggtaTTCAagacttaataacaaaaaaaataaagttaaaaaatgggcaacgGACGTGAAGAGAATACATACGAACAGCCCACAGTTATATGAAAAATGCTCTTCACTAATAAGGTAGACTTCATTAGGCTCACTACAAGATTATATACCTCAAATCATTACCTATTAGAGATCAGTACAGCAGATATTAAGCtacaaaagaaaggagaaagcagtGTAAACAACGCAGCCCTGGCTATGACAGCAACTACTCAGAAAGCTAGGCAAGGAAGCAGTTCCCATGGTCCACATGTGAGAAGAAGACAACATCctctgaagaaaaggaagggaggaaagaaagagcctAGTCCAGGTCACTGGGAAGAGtaagggggaaaaggaaaagagtaagGGACTTACTCTTCAGCGAGGATACAAGTGCAGAGTTCTCCAGCATCACTTCAAGGTACAggcatctctgagcctcatcaaGGAGGCCCCATTCCTCCCAGGAGAAGTACATGGCAATGTCCTGAAAGGTCACACCACCCTGTCATGATTAGTACAAATGAAACTACGAATATTCTCTGAGAACCCACAATCCAACTCCTCATACATCTCCACGATCATCCTCTTTCAAAGCTCCCCACCTCAAAGTAGATACCAGGCCCTGGTGCCACTGATGCCCATGCTCTCCTCAGGGTTCCATTGATtactgtgctcagcaacaaaagatggcggggcggggggccgCAGCAGCACATAAATGCCATCTAAGCTCTGGGCCTGCCAAGCAATTCCCTTGGGGCCTCCCAGATTGTGCCTCCAAGACACAAATTTGGGCTCATGTTTCACCCTTAAGGCCCCAACTCCAGGGCCTGTGGACCGTCAGCTCACAATTCTCCCCTTGTGCACATCATTGTGTAGACACATCTCTCACATCTTCAGACTCCACAGTTGCActtccccagctctgccaccttccTGCCCCACACCACAGACATCTCCCTGGACTCACCCATGTAATTGGCAAACGGCATCCAGAAGAGTGCTTGAAAATTACTAACATGATTTAGTACAACCCCAATCCTCTGATGGATCCCACAGCCAGGTAAATTCTCAATGCTGCTTTGATGATTGATGTTGCCTGTGATCTTTGTTTCAATATTAACCACCCAGAGCCACATGTGAATTTCAGATATCCATGACCCTCTTCCACTTCCATGCTGCACTTGCTGTCCATTCAGCCACCACAACCTTCTGCTCTCCACCCAAACTTCATTAAATGCCCAGTCCCACATGCCCAGCACAGTGACTCTCCCAAGCCCATATTCACCCCAGACCTTATTCACTAGCAAGAATGAAACATCCTACAACCCATCAAAGCTCACCACCAAATCCTGGTGAATTCACACAGTACTGAATTAGCAGGAGCCCTGCCTCAGTGTCATCTTGTCTCAATTACTCCTATGCCTCCTGGACATAGGAGCAGCTATCTCCAGTCCATTCATCCCATGGAAGCCTTGGCTACTTGCTAGATCAATCCACACCATTTCCACTATCACCCCTCTCCCTAGTCTCTTTTTGTGAGGTCCAGCAACCCCAATAGTGTCAAGGAAGAAAACTACTCCTTAGTATGCAACCTAGTCCTTCTGACTCTCCAATAGCGTTGTCAATAAAACCTGCATTCCCTTCCTAAACAACACCCACAGCTCTACCCTGGTCTACATAATAGCCACCACTTTTGGAAGTCTCCCTCCTGAAAGCCTTCTCCAGATTTCCAGACCTGTGTGTCAAACTGCCCACTCCACTAACTGTTCTCTGAAACTTTTCAGAGTCTTAACAAGACCAAAACAAAACTTCTGATGTTCCCAAGGAAAATTAACCTACCACCAACTTTCCCATCCCAGTTTGTTGGAGCTTCCATCCTTTCAGCTGATAGGATGAAAAACTCTAGGATCATCTCTGgctcctcctttttctccctcaccTACACCATCCAAAGTCTACTCAGCTCTTTCATTAAAAATGGACCTGGAATCCAACCTTTTCTCCCACCTCCATGGTCATAACTCTGGTCCATCAACACTCATCTGGATTATAGCAGTAACTTCCTCCTGAATTCCCTGCCACCTGCCTTAACCCCATAATCTCTTCTCCACTGTGTAGCCAGGTGGAACCTTTTAAACCTAAATAAGACCAACTCCTTTCTCTTATACAAATCTCCCATTATCTCCGTAATAGATGCCCAGATTCTCAGGCAGCCACATTACAGGCCTGATTCTTGATTCCCTGCTCTTTGTTCTTAACAGAAAGAATGGAGACCTACTGTACCCTGTTCCCAACTCAGTCACACTGAGCATTTGCTCATGCTGCTATATGTTCCTGAGATAACTTCCACACCATATGTTTACACTGGTTGCCAGAAATAGGAACACCCCTATGTTACCGATTGGCCTGCATTGGGGTACTGCCAGGGTCCCCACAGGCAAGAGACAGGAAATCAGCACGGGAAGTGCCTCAAGACACCAAATTTCAGACACTATACCGCTGATGTCAGGACTAGTGAGGGCCTGGGACATACTCTCTTTCCTTGTGTAAATTCCCTAAGTTCTTTTTTAACCTCCAGAATatgtgggaagaggaaggaaccATGGCTGGGTTCCATGTGCACAGGACTCCCCCATATCCCCACCCAGCCCTGGAACCAGGTGACTTCGGATTAACTTACTAACCTCTGTGTTTCAGTCTTCAGAGCTGCCTATTACCAGATCTCTGACCCTAGACAAGGACTCTACTTATCTGTGCCTCACTATTCTCATCACGCACATTTCCGACTGTTCCCTCTCTGAGCAGCTTTTAGGTAAACTTTTAAAACCCTAATATAGGGgtttccctggcagtcccgtggttaagattctgcgcttccactgcaggggacttGGTTTctatccctagttggggaactaagatcccacatgccgagtggtgcggccaaaaaataaataaataaataaaaccctaaTACAGACTGTGTCCCTCTTCCATTCACAACTCTCCATGGCTCCCAGGTCCCTCTGTTTGCCAATCCAGGCGTGACTCCCCCTCACACTCATTGTCCCCTAAAAACAAAGGCTGGACCCCAAGTTTTCAGAAGCCTCCCGGCTCAGTCTTACCTCAAAGCCTTTATACATGCCGGTACCTCCGCCTGTAACCCTCTCCCACGCGCCATCACACTCTCTGTGAGAAATAGGGACCCCATCTTCCTGGACACCGCGGCCTGGGCTGCGGGTACGTGAGCAGGCGCCCCGCACTCGGGTCTTCCGTGTCTGGTAGGGGGAGGGCGGTGAGGGCCCGCAGGACGAGCGTTTACTTGAGGCGGGTTCCTCAGCGCCGCTGCCGCCATCGGACTCTGTGGGCAGAGCGGGGCCGGGAGCAGCAGTCCCTACCTCTACTCAGAGATCTACAGCCTGTGACACGGTAAACAAGTCCGAGGGAAACAAAATTGGCCTCAACCAGGAAGTAGTCGGAAGTCCAGCCCTGACACGCTTCCTAAGACCGGAAATGCCCCTGTCCTGGTCTTTCATTGAAGCAACACTGCTCTTCTTCTGGTGCAGTGTGTTCTGGGCAATGTAGTTCCCATAACTCCACAGGCCTGCGGGAAGGGGCACTCCTCATCCGC
Above is a window of Phocoena sinus isolate mPhoSin1 chromosome 19, mPhoSin1.pri, whole genome shotgun sequence DNA encoding:
- the LOC116744172 gene encoding cytochrome c oxidase subunit NDUFA4-like; protein product: MLHQITGQAKKHPSLIPLFVFIRVGGTGAALYVLHLELFNPDVSWDRKNNPGSSLANNPEPWNKLGPNDQYKFYSVNVDYSKLKKEVPDF